The Cloacibacillus sp. genomic interval TCTCATGCGCGAGGCGCGTGAATTCCTTTATGCGGACGTTGAATATTCCTGTGTCCTCGGGGTTTGTGAAGAAGATGGCCGCCGTGCGGTCTGAGATAGCCGCTTTGAAGGCTTCGATATCGGGATAGCCGTCCGCGTCGGGCTGGATGATGACGACTTTGTAGCCCTTGACGATGGGAACGGCGCAGTCAGCGGGATGTGAGAAGAGCGTTGTGATTATCTCGTCGCGCTTTTCCTCTTCGCCCTTGTCGCGCCAGTAGGCGCGCACGATGGAGGCAAGTGCCAGCACGCCGTGCGAACCGCCGCCGGGCTGCATCGAGAAGACGTCAAGGCCGGATATCTCCTTAAAAAGCTCGCCAGTCCTGTGGAATATCTCAAGGATGCCCTGCGCGGTCTCGGCGGGCTGTAGCGGGTGCATCTCGGTTACCTTCGGCTGTCCTGCGAGGCGGTCGTTGACCTTCGGGTTGTACTTCATGGTGCATGTGCCCTGGCCTATGTCTATATTTCCGTCTACGCCGATATTTTCCTGTGAAAGGTGGTTGTAATGGCGTACAAGCTGGAGCTGGGCCACTTCTGGCAGATTGGCGACGCCTTCGCGCAGCATCTCTTTTGGCAGAGTGGCAAGCGCGTCGTCAGTGCTGACGCAGTCGCAGCAAGGGCCGGGGACAAGCACGGCGCGTTCGCCGGGCTCGCTCATTTCGTAAATTACAGGCTCGTTCCATTTAGCCTGATGGAATTTCTTCATTCTTTCAAGATTATTCATCGTACAGGCCTCCCCTACGCCAGAATCTCGCCGAGTGCAGCGGCAAGCGTTTTGATATCGTCGGCTGATGTTTTTTCCGTTACCGCAAGAAGCGCGCATCCCTTAAGCTCAGGGAAGGCCTTCTCCAGGTCGTATCCGCCGAGAATGCCCTTTTCAAGGAGCTTTTTGTTTATCTCTTCAACAGATTTTCCGCTTGCCGAGAAGTCCACGACTATCTCCTGGAACGGCGTGCCCGAGAACTTGTCAAGGCAAAGTCCCTTTACGCCGGCAAGGTTCTTTTTGAGGCACACCTGACGCTGCACCACCGCTTCGCCAAGTTCCTTCATGCCCTGCGGTCCCATAGAGGCGAGGTATACGCCGGCCGCGATGCCCCAAAGAGCAGAATGCGTGCCGACAAATTCCTTCGCGCTGTCGCGGTTCGCAAAAGATGTGCGCTCCCAAAGAACGTCGCCGAAGCCCCATTCTTTGTTGTCGGTGGGCGCTATGCCGAAAAGGCGTGACGGATATTCGTCTACAAACTTCGGATCGTCATGCGTTGCGATAAAGCCAGCGACGCCGCCGCCGAAATTCATGTGCAGGCCGAGCGCCTGTATTTCGCCGCAGGCGATGTCCGCGCCGTAATGCGAGGGAGGCGTCAGCACGCCGAGCGTTGAAGGCTCTACGCAGGCGATCATAAGAGCGCCCTTCGCATGGGCCATGTCGGCTATTTTCTGCGCCTTGTCTTCGATGACGCCGAAGAAGTTCGGGTTCATGATGAGAACGGCCGCCGCATTCTCCGTCAGCTTCTCTGTGAGGCTGTCGAGGCAGATGCGTCCGGTCTTTTCGTTGTAATCGACGTATGTGATCTTGACGTCGGGCTGCAGGTAGGTCTGCACGGCCTTCAGCATGTCGGGGTTGAGGTTGCGCGGCACAAGCACTTCGCCGCGGCGCGTGATGCGCGTCGCCATGCGCAGCGCGGTGCCTACAGCCTGGCTTCCGTCGTAGTTCGGCACGTTGCAGACGTCCATGTCAAGCAGCTCGGCCATCATCGACTGATATTCGAACATTGCGTGGAAACGTCCGTGATCTTCGTAAGGCTCGCCGGCGTAGGCCGTAAGGAATTCCGAACGGTTGATGACTTCGTCGACGAGAGCCGGCACGTAGCGGTTGTAGCAGCCGGCGCCGAGGAAGCAGACGAGCTCGTCTGCCGTGTTGTTTTTATTGAGGATGGAATTGACGTGGCGCACAAGGCCGGCTTCGTCGCAGAACGGCGCGGGCAGCTCCATCGCATGCTTCATGCGCATCTCTTCGGGAATGTCCGCTATCAGTTCTTCTATAGAATCTACGCCTATAAACTTCAGCATTTCTTCCTGAACGACCGGTTCAGAGTTCGGGATATATGGATACATTTTCTTTTTGGACATTTTCTATACCTCCTATGCGATTCCGCCGCCGTCGACTACCAGCGAAGAGCCGGTGACCCACGGAGCCATGTCGCTGCAAAGGAAAAAGACGCACATCGCGACGTCTTTAGGAGCGCCAAGGCGCGCCATCGGGCGCTGAGCGCAGTCTTCCTTATATTTGTCGTCATACACGCCGCCAAGCTGCTCGCATTCGCTCTTGAGCATAGGCGTGTCGATGTCTCCGGGGCAGACACAGTTGATGTTGATATTGTCCGGGCCGTGGTCTATCGCCATAGCACGCGTCATGTTCCATACGCCGCCCTTTGCCGCGCAGTAGGAGACGGCGTGGTCGCCGCCCTTCATCGCCCAGCCGGAGCCGATGTTCACTATCTTGCCGCCGCCCGCTTTCTTCATGTGGGGCACTACGTGCTTGCTCATGAGAAATACGCTCTTGAGCGTGACGTTGATCGCGAGGTCCCAGTCGCTTTCGGGGAGAGTCTCCACCGTGTGGCGGCGCGCTACGCCGGCGCAGTTGACAAGGATGTCGATACGGCCGTGCTTTTCAGCCACGGCGTCGGCCACCGC includes:
- the gcvPA gene encoding aminomethyl-transferring glycine dehydrogenase subunit GcvPA, whose product is MSKKKMYPYIPNSEPVVQEEMLKFIGVDSIEELIADIPEEMRMKHAMELPAPFCDEAGLVRHVNSILNKNNTADELVCFLGAGCYNRYVPALVDEVINRSEFLTAYAGEPYEDHGRFHAMFEYQSMMAELLDMDVCNVPNYDGSQAVGTALRMATRITRRGEVLVPRNLNPDMLKAVQTYLQPDVKITYVDYNEKTGRICLDSLTEKLTENAAAVLIMNPNFFGVIEDKAQKIADMAHAKGALMIACVEPSTLGVLTPPSHYGADIACGEIQALGLHMNFGGGVAGFIATHDDPKFVDEYPSRLFGIAPTDNKEWGFGDVLWERTSFANRDSAKEFVGTHSALWGIAAGVYLASMGPQGMKELGEAVVQRQVCLKKNLAGVKGLCLDKFSGTPFQEIVVDFSASGKSVEEINKKLLEKGILGGYDLEKAFPELKGCALLAVTEKTSADDIKTLAAALGEILA
- a CDS encoding SDR family NAD(P)-dependent oxidoreductase → MLDLNELCGMKGKTAIITGAASGIGAGIARFFANAGISVVIADINEELAHKVEQEIKDAGGKAEFIKCNVTKEADCKAVADAVAEKHGRIDILVNCAGVARRHTVETLPESDWDLAINVTLKSVFLMSKHVVPHMKKAGGGKIVNIGSGWAMKGGDHAVSYCAAKGGVWNMTRAMAIDHGPDNININCVCPGDIDTPMLKSECEQLGGVYDDKYKEDCAQRPMARLGAPKDVAMCVFFLCSDMAPWVTGSSLVVDGGGIA